One region of Oryza sativa Japonica Group chromosome 5, ASM3414082v1 genomic DNA includes:
- the LOC4338491 gene encoding protein G1-like9, producing the protein MEPSPDAPRAGAAEEQPGPSSSASAPAPAASSNEEEGRHQSQAQQQVQEAQPQPLAQQAPAAAGLSRYESQKRRDWNTFLQYLRNHKPPLTLPRCSGAHVIEFLKYLDQFGKTKVHADGCAYFGEPNPPAPCACPLRQAWGSLDALIGRLRAAYEESGGRPESNPFAARAVRIYLREVREAQAKARGIPYEKKRKRGAAAAAAAPPVVVAPPPVVTAPDDATGTSGGAGEDDDDDEATHSGEQQDTTPAASPTTPPATSVGTTTAAATAAAAKGSAAKGSATSS; encoded by the coding sequence ATGGAGCCTTCCCCCGACGCGCCACGCGCCGGGGCAGCGGAAGAGCAGCCTGGTCCGtcctcctcggcgtcggcgccggcgcccgcggCGTCGTCGAACGAAGAAGAAGGGAGACATCAGTCGCAGGCGCAGCAGCAGGTGCAAGaagcgcagccgcagccgctggCGCAgcaggcgccggcggcggcggggctgagCAGGTACGAGTCGCAGAAGCGGCGGGACTGGAACACGTTCCTGCAGTACCTGCGGAACCACAAGCCGCCGCTGACGCTGCCGCGGTGCAGCGGCGCGCACGTCATCGAGTTCCTCAAGTACCTGGACCAGTTCGGGAAGACCAAGGTGCACGCCGACGGGTGCGCCTACTTCGGCGAGCCCAACCCGCCGGCGCCGTGCGCCTGCCCGCTCCGCCAGGCGTGGGGCAGCCTCGACGCGCTCatcggccgcctccgcgccgcctacGAGGAGTCCGGCGGCCGCCCGGAGTCCAACCccttcgccgcccgcgccgtccgcATCTACCTCCGCGAGGTCCGCGAGGCGCAGGCCAAGGCGCGTGGGATCCCCTACGAGAAGAAGCGCaagcgtggcgccgccgccgccgccgccgcccctcccgtcgtcgtcgcgccgcccccCGTCGTCACCGCGCCCGACGACGCCACCGGGACGTCGGgaggcgccggcgaggacgacgacgacgacgaggccacCCACTCCGGCGAGCAGCAGGACACCACGCCGGCGGCCTCTCCTACTACTCCTCCGGCAACAAGTGTCGGTACTaccaccgcggcggcgactgcggcggcggcgaagggaagTGCGGCGAAAGGATCGGCGACGAGTTCGTGA